A genomic stretch from Alosa sapidissima isolate fAloSap1 chromosome 3, fAloSap1.pri, whole genome shotgun sequence includes:
- the gtpbp1 gene encoding GTP-binding protein 1 isoform X1: protein MASMAAATEPSLSPVPMLTDSLVPASMFAPERGCGDDAEADCFEDGETFNGEGGDHGIDFSSKLALVSPNGEQYDALLRQLRERMDEGCGETIYVVGVGLDGGEYGLNESDMEASVATVQSMCEQIEADLILLRERTEAGGQVRDYLIRRRVGEADFLEVRVAVVGNVDAGKSTLLGVLTHGELDNGRGFARQKLFRHKHEMESGRTSSVGNDILGFDQEGEVVNKPDSHGGSLDWTKICEKSSKVITFIDLAGHEKYLKTTVFGMTGHLPDFCMLMVGSNAGIVGMTKEHLGLALALNVPVFVVVTKIDMCPANILQETLKLLQRLLKSPGCRKIPVLVQNKDDVIVTASNFSSERMCPIFQISNVTGENMDLLKMFLNLLSSRASFKDDEPAEFQIDDTYSVPGVGTVVSGTTLRGLIRLNDTMLLGPDPLGSFLPIAVKSIHRKRMPVKEVRGGQTASFALKKIKRSSIRKGMVMVSPKLSPQASWEFEAEILVLHHPTTISPRYQAMVHCGSIRQTATILSMNKDCLRTGDKASVHFRFIKTPEYLHTDQRLVFREGRTKAVGTITKLLQSTNNQPSNSKPPQIKMLSTKKVPPRREDGSIPTNEESMSAALPSTPHTTQQLTEGEEDPQSKEGNKENKPKSGGGRRRGGQRHKGKSQNSSTAPPTGATGPV from the exons ATGGCATCGATGGCTGCGGCAACCGAGCCGAGCTTAAGCCCTGTTCCTATGCTTACTGACAGTCTTGTGCCTGCTAGCATGTTTGCTCCAGAACGGGGATGCGGAGACGACGCAGAGGCGGACTGCTTCGAGGACGGCGAGACCTTTAACGGCGAGGGCGGGGATCATGGAATAGATTTCTCCAGCAAG CTGGCTCTGGTCAGTCCAAACGGCGAGCAGTATGATGCACTTCTGAGGCAGCTGAGAGAGCGGATGGACGAAGGATGTGGAGAGACCATCTACGTTGTGGGAGTGGGCTTAG ATGGTGGAGAGTACGGTCTTAACGAGAGTGACATGGAGGCTTCAGTTGCCACGGTGCAGTCCATGTGCGAGCAGATCGAGGCCGACCTTATTCTGCTGAGGGAGCGGACCGAGGCGGGAGGCCAGGTGCGCGACTATCTCATCCGCCGCCGCGTCGGGGAGGCCGACTTCCTGGAGGTCCG agtggCCGTGGTGGGCAATGTAGACGCAGGGAAGAGCACGCTCCTGGGTGTCCTCACCCACGGCGAGCTGGACAACGGCCGAGGCTTCGCCCGCCAGAAGCTTTTCCGCCACAAGCACGAGATGGAGAGCGGCCGCACCAGCAGTGTGGGCAACGACATCCTGGGTTTCGACCAGGAGGGTGAG GTGGTCAATAAGCCCGACAGCCATGGAGGCAGCCTTGACTGGACCAAGATCTGTGAGAAGTCTTCAAAAGTCATCACCTTCATTGATCTGGCTGGCCATGAGAAGTACCTTAAGACCACCGTGTTTGGCATGACTGGCCACCTACCGGACTTCTGCATGCTAATG GTGGGCAGTAATGCAGGAATTGTGGGCATGACCAAGGAGCACCTGGGCTTGGCGCTAGCCCtgaatgtgcctgtgtttgtggtggTCACTAAAATTGACATGTGTCCAGCCAACATCCTTCAAG AGACCCTGAAACTTCTGCAGAGACTACTGAAGTCCCCAGGGTGCAGGAAGATCCCTGTCCTGGTCCAAAATAAAGACGACGTCATCGTCACTGCATCAAACTTCAGTTCTGAGAG aATGTGTCCGATCTTCCAGATCTCCAATGTGACAGGAGAGAATATGGACCTGCTGAAGATGTTCCTCAACCTACTGTCATCCAGAGCGTCTTTCAAAGACGACGAGCCTGCCGAGTTCCAGATTGATGACACTTACTCAGTGCCA GGTGTGGGAACCGTAGTATCGGGAACTACGTTACGTGGATTGATACGTCTGAATGATACCATGCTCCTTGGTCCTGACCCTCTGGGAAGTTTCTTGCCCATCGCTGTCAAATCCATTCACCGCAAAAGGATGCCTGTGAAGGAAGTGCGGGGTGGACAGACTGCCTCTTTTGCACTGAAAAAG ATTAAACGCTCCTCCATAAGGAAGGGCATGGTGATGGTGTCGCCCAAGCTAAGCCCACAGGCCTCCTGGGAGTTTGAGGCCGAGATTCTAGTGCTGCACCACCCAACCACCATCTCCCCCCGCTACCAGGCAATGG TGCACTGCGGAAGTATCCGGCAAACGGCAACAATCCTCTCTATGAACAAGGACTGCTTACGAACAGGGGACAAGGCCTCCGTTCACTTCCGCTTCATCAAGACCCCTGAGTACCTGCACACAGACCAGAGGCTGGTGTTCCGAGAGGGCAGGACCAAAGCTGTGGGCACCATCACTAAG CTACTACAGTCGACCAATAACCAGCCCTCCAACTCCAAACCTCCGCAAATCAAGATGCTATCGACAAAGAAAGTCCCGCCCCGTCGAGAGGATGGGTCGATACCAACCAATGAGGAGTCTATGAGTGCAGCACTTccatccactccacacacaacacagcaactG acagagggggaggaggaccCCCAGAGTAAAGAAGGCAACAAAGAGAACAAG CCCAAATCTGGCGGTGGCAGACGACGAGGCGGACAGCGACACAAAGGAAAATCCCAAAACAGCTCCACAGCGCCCCCAACAGGTGCCACAGGGCCTGTATaa
- the gtpbp1 gene encoding GTP-binding protein 1 isoform X2: MASMAAATEPSLSPVPMLTDSLVPASMFAPERGCGDDAEADCFEDGETFNGEGGDHGIDFSSKLALVSPNGEQYDALLRQLRERMDEGCGETIYVVGVGLDGGEYGLNESDMEASVATVQSMCEQIEADLILLRERTEAGGQVRDYLIRRRVGEADFLEVRVAVVGNVDAGKSTLLGVLTHGELDNGRGFARQKLFRHKHEMESGRTSSVGNDILGFDQEGEVVNKPDSHGGSLDWTKICEKSSKVITFIDLAGHEKYLKTTVFGMTGHLPDFCMLMVGSNAGIVGMTKEHLGLALALNVPVFVVVTKIDMCPANILQETLKLLQRLLKSPGCRKIPVLVQNKDDVIVTASNFSSERMCPIFQISNVTGENMDLLKMFLNLLSSRASFKDDEPAEFQIDDTYSVPGVGTVVSGTTLRGLIRLNDTMLLGPDPLGSFLPIAVKSIHRKRMPVKEVRGGQTASFALKKIKRSSIRKGMVMVSPKLSPQASWEFEAEILVLHHPTTISPRYQAMVHCGSIRQTATILSMNKDCLRTGDKASVHFRFIKTPEYLHTDQRLVFREGRTKAVGTITKLLQSTNNQPSNSKPPQIKMLSTKKVPPRREDGSIPTNEESMSAALPSTPHTTQQLPKSGGGRRRGGQRHKGKSQNSSTAPPTGATGPV; the protein is encoded by the exons ATGGCATCGATGGCTGCGGCAACCGAGCCGAGCTTAAGCCCTGTTCCTATGCTTACTGACAGTCTTGTGCCTGCTAGCATGTTTGCTCCAGAACGGGGATGCGGAGACGACGCAGAGGCGGACTGCTTCGAGGACGGCGAGACCTTTAACGGCGAGGGCGGGGATCATGGAATAGATTTCTCCAGCAAG CTGGCTCTGGTCAGTCCAAACGGCGAGCAGTATGATGCACTTCTGAGGCAGCTGAGAGAGCGGATGGACGAAGGATGTGGAGAGACCATCTACGTTGTGGGAGTGGGCTTAG ATGGTGGAGAGTACGGTCTTAACGAGAGTGACATGGAGGCTTCAGTTGCCACGGTGCAGTCCATGTGCGAGCAGATCGAGGCCGACCTTATTCTGCTGAGGGAGCGGACCGAGGCGGGAGGCCAGGTGCGCGACTATCTCATCCGCCGCCGCGTCGGGGAGGCCGACTTCCTGGAGGTCCG agtggCCGTGGTGGGCAATGTAGACGCAGGGAAGAGCACGCTCCTGGGTGTCCTCACCCACGGCGAGCTGGACAACGGCCGAGGCTTCGCCCGCCAGAAGCTTTTCCGCCACAAGCACGAGATGGAGAGCGGCCGCACCAGCAGTGTGGGCAACGACATCCTGGGTTTCGACCAGGAGGGTGAG GTGGTCAATAAGCCCGACAGCCATGGAGGCAGCCTTGACTGGACCAAGATCTGTGAGAAGTCTTCAAAAGTCATCACCTTCATTGATCTGGCTGGCCATGAGAAGTACCTTAAGACCACCGTGTTTGGCATGACTGGCCACCTACCGGACTTCTGCATGCTAATG GTGGGCAGTAATGCAGGAATTGTGGGCATGACCAAGGAGCACCTGGGCTTGGCGCTAGCCCtgaatgtgcctgtgtttgtggtggTCACTAAAATTGACATGTGTCCAGCCAACATCCTTCAAG AGACCCTGAAACTTCTGCAGAGACTACTGAAGTCCCCAGGGTGCAGGAAGATCCCTGTCCTGGTCCAAAATAAAGACGACGTCATCGTCACTGCATCAAACTTCAGTTCTGAGAG aATGTGTCCGATCTTCCAGATCTCCAATGTGACAGGAGAGAATATGGACCTGCTGAAGATGTTCCTCAACCTACTGTCATCCAGAGCGTCTTTCAAAGACGACGAGCCTGCCGAGTTCCAGATTGATGACACTTACTCAGTGCCA GGTGTGGGAACCGTAGTATCGGGAACTACGTTACGTGGATTGATACGTCTGAATGATACCATGCTCCTTGGTCCTGACCCTCTGGGAAGTTTCTTGCCCATCGCTGTCAAATCCATTCACCGCAAAAGGATGCCTGTGAAGGAAGTGCGGGGTGGACAGACTGCCTCTTTTGCACTGAAAAAG ATTAAACGCTCCTCCATAAGGAAGGGCATGGTGATGGTGTCGCCCAAGCTAAGCCCACAGGCCTCCTGGGAGTTTGAGGCCGAGATTCTAGTGCTGCACCACCCAACCACCATCTCCCCCCGCTACCAGGCAATGG TGCACTGCGGAAGTATCCGGCAAACGGCAACAATCCTCTCTATGAACAAGGACTGCTTACGAACAGGGGACAAGGCCTCCGTTCACTTCCGCTTCATCAAGACCCCTGAGTACCTGCACACAGACCAGAGGCTGGTGTTCCGAGAGGGCAGGACCAAAGCTGTGGGCACCATCACTAAG CTACTACAGTCGACCAATAACCAGCCCTCCAACTCCAAACCTCCGCAAATCAAGATGCTATCGACAAAGAAAGTCCCGCCCCGTCGAGAGGATGGGTCGATACCAACCAATGAGGAGTCTATGAGTGCAGCACTTccatccactccacacacaacacagcaactG CCCAAATCTGGCGGTGGCAGACGACGAGGCGGACAGCGACACAAAGGAAAATCCCAAAACAGCTCCACAGCGCCCCCAACAGGTGCCACAGGGCCTGTATaa
- the LOC121706113 gene encoding beta-galactoside-binding lectin-like produces MAGVVVMNMSFKVGQTLTVTGVPNAGSTNFAINIGNSKDELALHMNPRFDAHGDQRAVVCNSYMGGSWCEEHREGGFPFNEGEEFKILMTFTNSEFEITLSDGSQIHFPNRLGGEKYKYMHFEGDVRINGFEIK; encoded by the exons ATGGCA GGTGTGGTGGTAATGAACATGTCCTTCAAAGTGGGTCAGACCCTAACCGTCACAGGGGTCCCCAACGCAGGTTCAACCAA CTTTGCCATTAACATTGGGAACAGCAAGGATGAGCTGGCCCTGCACATGAACCCCCGCTTCGACGCCCACGGCGACCAGCGCGCGGTCGTCTGCAACTCCTATATGGGTGGCAGCTGGTGTGAGGAGCACAGAGAGGGAGGCTTTCCCTTCAACGAGGGCGAGGAGTTCAAG ATCCTGATGACCTTTACCAATTCAGAATTTGAGATCACTCTTTCAGACGGCTCTCAGATCCACTTCCCTAACCGCCTGGGTGGagaaaagtacaaatacatgcACTTTGAGGGGGATGTCAGGATTAATGGCTTTGAGATCAAGTAG